The Vulpes vulpes isolate BD-2025 chromosome 10, VulVul3, whole genome shotgun sequence genome has a window encoding:
- the TBX1 gene encoding T-box transcription factor TBX1 isoform X2 — protein MHFSTVTRDMEAFTASSLSSLGAAGGFPGAASPGADPYGPREPPPPRYDPCAAAAPGAPGPPPHAYPFVPAAGAASSAAAEPEGPGASCAAAAKAPVKKNAKVASVSVQLEMKALWDEFNQLGTEMIVTKAGRRMFPTFQVKLFGMDPMADYMLLMDFVPVDDKRYRYAFHSSSWLVAGKADPATPGRVHYHPDSPAKGAQWMKQIVSFDKLKLTNNLLDDNGHIILNSMHRYQPRFHVVYVDPRKDSEKYAEENFKTFVFEETRFTAVTAYQNHRITQLKIASNPFAKGFRDCDPEDWPRNHRPGALPLMSAFARSRNPVASPTQPNGAEKDAAEARREFERDAGGPAVLGDPAHPPQLLARVLSPALPGAGGAGGLVPLPGAPGGRPSPPHPELRLEAPGASEPLHHHPYKYPAAAYDHYLGAKSRPAPYPLPGLRGHGYHPHAHAHAHPHHHPAVSPAAAAAAAAAAAAAAANMYSSAGAAPPGSYDYCPR, from the exons ATGCACTTCAGCACCGTCACCAGGGACATGGAAG CCTTCACGGCCAGCAGCCTGAGCAGcctgggggccgcggggggcttCCCGGGCGCCGCGTCGCCGGGCGCCGACCCCTACGGCCCGCGCGAGCCCCCGCCGCCGCGCTACGACCcgtgcgccgccgccgcccccggcgccccgggcccgccgccgcACGCCTACCCGTTCGTGCCGGCCGCCGGGGCCGCCAGCAGCGCCGCCGCCGAGCCCGAGGGCCCCGGGGCCAGCTGCGCGGCCGCCGCTAAGGCGCCGGTGAAGAAGAACGCCAAGGTGGCCAGCGTGAGCGTGCAGCTGGAGATGAAGGCGCTGTGGGACGAGTTCAACCAGCTGGGCACCGAGATGATCGTCACCAAGGCCGGCAG GCGCATGTTCCCCACATTTCAAGTGAAGCTCTTCGGCATGGACCCCATGGCCGACTACATGCTCCTCATGGACTTCGTTCCCGTGGACGACAAGCGCTACCG GTACGCCTTCCACAGCTCCTCCTGGCTGGTGGCCGGGAAGGCGGACCCCGCCACGCCAGGCCGTGTACACTACCACCCTGACTCGCCTGCCAAGGGTGCACAGTGGATGAAGCAAATCGTGTCCTTTGACAAGCTCAAGCTGACCAACAACCTGCTGGATGACAACGGCCAT ATTATTCTCAACTCCATGCACAGATACCAGCCCCGCTTCCATGTTGTCTATGTGGACCCACGCAAAGATAGTGAGAAATACGCTGAGGAGAACTTTAAAACCTTCGTATTTGAGGAGACGCGCTTCACCGCGGTCACTGCCTACCAGAACCACCGG ATCACGCAGCTCAAGATCGCCAGCAACCCCTTCGCCAAAGGCTTCCGAGACTGCGACCCGGAGGACTG GCCCCGGAACCACCGGCCCGGCGCGCTGCCGCTTATGAGCGCCTTCGCGCGCTCGCGGAACCCCGTGGCCTCCCCCACGCAGCCCAACGGCGCCGAGAAAG ACGCGGCCGAGGCTCGGCGCGAATTCGAGCGCGACGCGGGCGGACCGGCCGTGCTCGGGGACCCGGCGCACCCGCCGCAGCTGCTGGCTCGGGTGCTGAGCCCCGCGCTGCCCGGGGCCGGCGGCGCCGGCGGCCTCGTCCCGCTGCCCGGTGCGCCCGGGGGCCGGCCCAGCCCCCCGCACCCCGAGCTGCGCCTGGAGGCGCCCGGCGCGTCGGAGCCGCTGCACCACCACCCCTACAAGTACCCCGCCGCCGCCTACGACCATTACCTCGGGGCCAAGAGCCGGCCGGCGCCCTACCCGCTGCCCGGCCTGCGCGGCCACGGCTACCACCcgcacgcgcacgcgcacgcgcaccCGCACCACCACCCCGCCGtgagccccgccgccgccgccgccgcagccgccgccgccgccgccgccgccgccaacaTGTACTCGTCGGCCGGGGCCGCGCCGCCCGGCTCCTACGACTACTGCCCCAGATAG
- the TBX1 gene encoding T-box transcription factor TBX1 isoform X1 has translation MDARSPLSPRASAFSIASLVAAEAAERTTRLGPRSSDPAKFRWLLGSPAGMHFSTVTRDMEAFTASSLSSLGAAGGFPGAASPGADPYGPREPPPPRYDPCAAAAPGAPGPPPHAYPFVPAAGAASSAAAEPEGPGASCAAAAKAPVKKNAKVASVSVQLEMKALWDEFNQLGTEMIVTKAGRRMFPTFQVKLFGMDPMADYMLLMDFVPVDDKRYRYAFHSSSWLVAGKADPATPGRVHYHPDSPAKGAQWMKQIVSFDKLKLTNNLLDDNGHIILNSMHRYQPRFHVVYVDPRKDSEKYAEENFKTFVFEETRFTAVTAYQNHRITQLKIASNPFAKGFRDCDPEDWPRNHRPGALPLMSAFARSRNPVASPTQPNGAEKDAAEARREFERDAGGPAVLGDPAHPPQLLARVLSPALPGAGGAGGLVPLPGAPGGRPSPPHPELRLEAPGASEPLHHHPYKYPAAAYDHYLGAKSRPAPYPLPGLRGHGYHPHAHAHAHPHHHPAVSPAAAAAAAAAAAAAAANMYSSAGAAPPGSYDYCPR, from the exons ATGGACGCGCGGAGCCCGCTGTCTCCCCGGGCCAGCGCGTTCAGCATCGCCTCTCTGGTTGCAGCAGAGGCCGCAGAGCGCACCACTCGCCTGGGCCCCCGGTCCTCTGACCCGGCGAAGTTCCGCTGGCTGCTGGGATCCCCGGCCGGGATGCACTTCAGCACCGTCACCAGGGACATGGAAG CCTTCACGGCCAGCAGCCTGAGCAGcctgggggccgcggggggcttCCCGGGCGCCGCGTCGCCGGGCGCCGACCCCTACGGCCCGCGCGAGCCCCCGCCGCCGCGCTACGACCcgtgcgccgccgccgcccccggcgccccgggcccgccgccgcACGCCTACCCGTTCGTGCCGGCCGCCGGGGCCGCCAGCAGCGCCGCCGCCGAGCCCGAGGGCCCCGGGGCCAGCTGCGCGGCCGCCGCTAAGGCGCCGGTGAAGAAGAACGCCAAGGTGGCCAGCGTGAGCGTGCAGCTGGAGATGAAGGCGCTGTGGGACGAGTTCAACCAGCTGGGCACCGAGATGATCGTCACCAAGGCCGGCAG GCGCATGTTCCCCACATTTCAAGTGAAGCTCTTCGGCATGGACCCCATGGCCGACTACATGCTCCTCATGGACTTCGTTCCCGTGGACGACAAGCGCTACCG GTACGCCTTCCACAGCTCCTCCTGGCTGGTGGCCGGGAAGGCGGACCCCGCCACGCCAGGCCGTGTACACTACCACCCTGACTCGCCTGCCAAGGGTGCACAGTGGATGAAGCAAATCGTGTCCTTTGACAAGCTCAAGCTGACCAACAACCTGCTGGATGACAACGGCCAT ATTATTCTCAACTCCATGCACAGATACCAGCCCCGCTTCCATGTTGTCTATGTGGACCCACGCAAAGATAGTGAGAAATACGCTGAGGAGAACTTTAAAACCTTCGTATTTGAGGAGACGCGCTTCACCGCGGTCACTGCCTACCAGAACCACCGG ATCACGCAGCTCAAGATCGCCAGCAACCCCTTCGCCAAAGGCTTCCGAGACTGCGACCCGGAGGACTG GCCCCGGAACCACCGGCCCGGCGCGCTGCCGCTTATGAGCGCCTTCGCGCGCTCGCGGAACCCCGTGGCCTCCCCCACGCAGCCCAACGGCGCCGAGAAAG ACGCGGCCGAGGCTCGGCGCGAATTCGAGCGCGACGCGGGCGGACCGGCCGTGCTCGGGGACCCGGCGCACCCGCCGCAGCTGCTGGCTCGGGTGCTGAGCCCCGCGCTGCCCGGGGCCGGCGGCGCCGGCGGCCTCGTCCCGCTGCCCGGTGCGCCCGGGGGCCGGCCCAGCCCCCCGCACCCCGAGCTGCGCCTGGAGGCGCCCGGCGCGTCGGAGCCGCTGCACCACCACCCCTACAAGTACCCCGCCGCCGCCTACGACCATTACCTCGGGGCCAAGAGCCGGCCGGCGCCCTACCCGCTGCCCGGCCTGCGCGGCCACGGCTACCACCcgcacgcgcacgcgcacgcgcaccCGCACCACCACCCCGCCGtgagccccgccgccgccgccgccgcagccgccgccgccgccgccgccgccgccaacaTGTACTCGTCGGCCGGGGCCGCGCCGCCCGGCTCCTACGACTACTGCCCCAGATAG